In a single window of the bacterium genome:
- a CDS encoding SHOCT domain-containing protein — MPYGPYGPGPWGWGWMIGGWLMMLVFWALVIAAIVVGVRTLTGRHGFGQPSQDSAPEILRRRYAGGEITKEQFEEMKRTLS; from the coding sequence ATGCCGTATGGGCCGTACGGACCTGGCCCGTGGGGTTGGGGCTGGATGATCGGCGGGTGGCTCATGATGCTGGTGTTCTGGGCGCTCGTGATCGCGGCCATTGTCGTCGGCGTACGGACGCTCACCGGCCGGCACGGGTTCGGCCAGCCGAGCCAGGACAGTGCGCCGGAGATTCTCAGGCGCCGGTACGCGGGCGGCGAGATCACCAAAGAGCAGTTTGAGGAGATGAAGCGCACGCTGAGCTGA